In Desulfonatronum thioautotrophicum, a genomic segment contains:
- the rpsO gene encoding 30S ribosomal protein S15 — MVMSVEDKAKVIEEYRLKEGDTGSPEVQVALLTHRINELTGHFKTHKKDFHSRTGLLKLVGKRRGLLNYLKKKDVQRYRDLIERLNLRK; from the coding sequence GTGGTCATGAGTGTCGAAGATAAAGCCAAGGTGATCGAAGAGTACCGGTTGAAGGAAGGCGATACGGGTTCGCCCGAGGTGCAGGTGGCGTTGCTGACCCATCGCATCAACGAATTGACCGGACATTTCAAGACCCACAAAAAGGACTTTCATTCCAGAACCGGCTTGTTGAAGCTGGTCGGGAAGCGCAGGGGACTGCTGAACTACCTGAAGAAGAAGGACGTTCAGCGCTACCGCGATCTGATCGAACGACTCAATTTGCGCAAGTAG
- the truB gene encoding tRNA pseudouridine(55) synthase TruB, with product MESDKRVGNANPPQKPMQAHGVLVLDKPSGPSSTQCLERIKRTLGQRKIGHAGTLDPLAQGVLLVLLGQATKIASYLTEGRKQYQGLLRLGVETDTYDVLGKIVRTSDCSEANTQEIRTAILEWEGLTEQEVPPYSAAKHQGRPLYALSRSGRDVPVKRKSIHIYQAEVLEMDFPLVRFRVECSAGTYIRSLVHSLGKRLRCGAVLEELIRERSHPFVLDQAHGLQAVLDEPEAFAEKVIALGEALPHFPQHVLSPEQARIVRHGGRLSWNFSSSVPYGAEPPVQGTRALFLDERRQPLALVELREADGVLQWTILRGLF from the coding sequence ATGGAATCCGACAAGCGGGTGGGTAATGCAAATCCGCCGCAAAAGCCGATGCAAGCCCATGGTGTGCTGGTTCTGGACAAGCCCTCCGGCCCCTCGTCCACACAATGCCTGGAGCGGATCAAGCGGACTTTGGGGCAACGCAAGATCGGCCATGCCGGTACCCTTGACCCCCTTGCCCAGGGCGTGTTGCTGGTCCTGCTGGGACAGGCCACGAAGATCGCTTCCTACCTGACCGAAGGCCGGAAACAGTATCAGGGCTTGTTGCGTTTGGGCGTTGAAACCGATACCTATGACGTTTTGGGAAAGATCGTCCGCACGTCGGATTGCTCAGAGGCAAACACTCAGGAGATACGCACCGCAATTCTGGAGTGGGAAGGACTCACGGAGCAGGAGGTGCCGCCCTATTCCGCGGCCAAGCACCAAGGCAGGCCTCTCTACGCCTTGAGCCGATCCGGGCGTGACGTTCCGGTTAAACGAAAATCGATTCATATTTACCAGGCGGAGGTCCTTGAGATGGATTTTCCCCTGGTGCGCTTCCGGGTGGAGTGTTCCGCCGGCACCTATATTCGTTCCCTGGTCCACAGCCTGGGGAAACGCCTGCGTTGCGGGGCCGTGCTGGAAGAGTTGATCCGGGAGCGCAGCCATCCCTTCGTCCTCGACCAAGCCCACGGCCTTCAGGCCGTGTTGGATGAACCGGAGGCCTTTGCGGAAAAAGTGATTGCGTTGGGAGAGGCCTTGCCGCATTTCCCGCAGCACGTTCTTTCTCCGGAACAGGCCCGGATTGTTCGCCATGGCGGGAGATTGTCATGGAATTTTTCCAGCAGTGTCCCGTACGGTGCGGAGCCGCCGGTGCAGGGCACGCGGGCCCTGTTTCTGGATGAGCGGCGGCAGCCTCTGGCCTTGGTTGAACTGCGCGAGGCGGATGGTGTGTTGCAATGGACCATCCTGCGCGGCTTGTTCTAG
- a CDS encoding DHH family phosphoesterase, with protein MQADTANSWARVLRLLREGDHFLVAGHNNPDGDALGSTVALGWVLESLGKNYCLFNESVVPDRFSWLRSSRPLQQVLPDWEPKWYVLLDCGDAKRVGKDLAGRLPLERTINIDHHVSNRDFGVVNLVEADRSSVGEMIGYLAQELGIPLSGPLGEAVYLALITDTGSFSYENTGPKVLELAATIIRNGLNPGRFNALLQNQWRLNRLKLMGDVLRQAKIYDDGRIGLVSIPAAFREANQATIEDCDDMVDYIRRVKGVRIAVSLREDEPRKIKFSLRSSGNTDVEEIASSVGGGGHKNASGGELHHTLQDAEVLLVRLIRQYLALADKNPSSGG; from the coding sequence ATGCAAGCTGACACGGCGAACAGCTGGGCCCGGGTATTGCGTTTGCTGCGCGAGGGTGACCATTTCCTGGTGGCCGGGCACAACAATCCAGACGGTGACGCCCTGGGATCCACCGTTGCTCTCGGTTGGGTGCTGGAATCTTTGGGCAAGAATTACTGCCTGTTCAACGAATCAGTCGTACCGGATCGGTTTTCCTGGCTACGATCTTCCCGGCCCTTGCAGCAGGTTCTGCCGGACTGGGAACCGAAGTGGTATGTGCTTCTGGACTGCGGCGACGCAAAGCGCGTGGGCAAGGATTTGGCCGGCCGCCTGCCTCTGGAGCGCACGATCAATATCGACCACCACGTCAGTAACCGGGATTTCGGCGTGGTGAACCTGGTGGAAGCGGATCGCTCATCCGTGGGAGAAATGATCGGCTACCTGGCCCAGGAACTGGGCATCCCCTTAAGCGGCCCCCTGGGTGAGGCGGTATATCTGGCGCTGATCACGGATACCGGGTCCTTCAGCTACGAAAACACCGGCCCCAAGGTTCTGGAGCTGGCCGCGACCATCATCCGCAACGGGTTGAATCCAGGACGATTCAACGCCTTGTTGCAGAATCAATGGCGCTTGAATCGCCTGAAACTGATGGGTGATGTCCTGCGCCAGGCCAAAATTTACGACGATGGCCGGATCGGATTGGTTTCCATTCCCGCGGCTTTTCGGGAAGCAAACCAGGCAACCATCGAGGACTGCGACGACATGGTGGACTATATCCGCCGGGTCAAGGGGGTGCGTATCGCCGTCAGCCTGCGTGAGGACGAACCGCGCAAGATCAAGTTCAGCCTCCGCTCCTCGGGCAATACGGACGTGGAGGAAATTGCCTCTTCCGTGGGCGGCGGCGGACACAAGAACGCATCCGGAGGCGAACTGCACCATACCCTGCAGGATGCGGAAGTATTGCTGGTGCGGTTGATTCGCCAGTATCTCGCACTGGCGGACAAGAATCCCTCCTCCGGGGGATGA
- the rbfA gene encoding 30S ribosome-binding factor RbfA: MVRRDSPSRRSVRLADIIQRELALMLQEEIQDPRLELVTISGVRLNTDLSIAKVLYTCTDDPIRLEEIALALNKAKGYLRTLLGKRLNLRSTPELRFERDIFLEDMVYDSRHAS, encoded by the coding sequence ATGGTAAGGCGTGACAGTCCGTCCCGGCGATCGGTTCGCCTTGCGGACATCATCCAGCGGGAACTGGCTCTGATGCTCCAGGAAGAGATCCAAGACCCCAGACTGGAACTGGTGACCATCAGCGGTGTGCGACTCAACACCGACCTGAGCATCGCCAAGGTGCTCTACACCTGCACCGATGATCCGATTCGGCTGGAGGAAATCGCTCTCGCACTGAACAAGGCCAAAGGGTATCTGCGCACGTTGCTGGGCAAGCGGCTGAATCTGCGTTCCACCCCGGAACTCCGTTTTGAACGGGACATTTTCCTGGAGGACATGGTCTATGACAGCCGCCATGCAAGCTGA
- a CDS encoding DUF503 domain-containing protein yields the protein MIIGVLRLEFRLHGNDSLKGKRKVAQSLKQKLRNKFNLAVSEVEALDEHERLILAAATVSNDAARVESRLHKAMSLAEAAAPVEFVRGNTEIFRSTQDPADLRADLLEGGSW from the coding sequence ATGATCATCGGCGTCTTACGACTGGAATTCCGGCTGCACGGGAACGACTCGCTCAAGGGCAAGCGCAAGGTGGCCCAGAGTTTGAAGCAGAAGCTGCGCAACAAGTTCAACCTTGCCGTGTCCGAAGTGGAGGCCCTGGATGAGCATGAGCGGCTGATCCTGGCCGCGGCCACGGTTTCCAACGACGCGGCACGGGTGGAGAGCCGGTTGCACAAGGCCATGTCCCTGGCCGAAGCAGCGGCTCCAGTGGAATTCGTGCGGGGCAATACGGAAATATTTCGATCAACGCAGGACCCCGCTGATCTTCGTGCGGACCTGCTGGAAGGAGGCTCATGGTAA
- the infB gene encoding translation initiation factor IF-2, which yields MANKIRIMELSSELGVSNKELLQVLRELDIPVKSHVSSISDEEAAQVREKMQRKDAPVDVQQREIQPGVILRRRRKSASPEASTGQPEAATEATTGAATDKATDAAAAADLPETALGSEAAQEPEQDVAKAPQRPTKRRLADETPPARIVTKHEVPPAAEIPEPQVSPEVVAEDLGAAPSETPTEVAVETPSTATSTSDTAGEAAVPVDSKDIPAPDAPGAEPEAQPEDGVVDAVPSPEASDTQETQAEAADDKPKKQRKPKKREPLMQTGPQVRIISKPEAKPDFSYKPESKPYTPTPVQTPGATSDAVRDDAAASERKKKKKGKRTVEIPQTPAFGEQDRSDPSWKKKKTTPVQDRTGGKFRTKRSRPKSRQEADGQAIQSGTQPIKAAKRKIRMEEAIRVSDMAKQMGLKAQEIIKTLFGMGVMTTINQSIDMDTATLVASEFGYEVEQVGFIEEGFTHTQEADKPEDLTSRSPVVTIMGHVDHGKTSLLDAIRETNVTKGEAGGITQHIGAYHVETSRGAVTFLDTPGHEAFTAMRARGAQVTDLVILVVAADDGVMEQTKEAVNHAKAAGVPIVVAVNKIDKEDANPDRVIRELSEMGLLAEAWGGDTIFANVSAKQRIGLDELLEMVLLQAEVLDLKANPGKRARGRIVEARLDKGRGPVATVLIQEGTLREGDVFVCGLYQGKVRAMFDDKGKKIKEAGPAFPVEVQGFDGLAESGDEFVVVADEKIARRIASSRQTKEREKTLAKATKVTLDSFLASKAAGEAKVLNLVVKTDVQGSAEAVSESLLKLSTDEVRVQIVHAGAGAITESDVMLAAASSAIVIGFNVRPVAKVKEVAESESVEIRFYDIIYNLVNDIRDAMTGMLSPIIRESYLGQAEVRQTFSVPKIGTVAGCAVMDGKLLRNAKIRLLRDGVVIYTGKLSSLRRFKEDAKEVLKGFECGVGLANFNDIKVGDVIEAFEEVSEAATL from the coding sequence ATGGCCAATAAGATACGCATTATGGAATTGTCCTCTGAACTTGGGGTCAGCAACAAGGAATTGCTGCAGGTCTTGCGAGAGCTGGACATCCCGGTGAAAAGCCATGTCAGCAGCATCTCCGATGAGGAAGCCGCTCAGGTGCGCGAAAAGATGCAGCGCAAAGACGCCCCTGTCGATGTGCAACAGCGGGAAATTCAGCCAGGCGTCATTTTACGTCGGCGACGCAAATCCGCCAGTCCCGAGGCGAGCACTGGTCAGCCCGAAGCAGCCACTGAAGCAACAACAGGTGCCGCCACGGACAAGGCCACCGATGCAGCCGCTGCAGCGGACCTGCCCGAGACCGCTCTTGGTTCCGAGGCCGCGCAAGAGCCGGAACAGGATGTCGCAAAAGCTCCCCAGCGCCCGACGAAGCGCAGACTGGCCGACGAGACGCCTCCTGCCCGGATCGTCACCAAGCACGAAGTACCGCCTGCAGCGGAAATCCCTGAACCTCAGGTTTCCCCCGAGGTTGTCGCGGAGGATCTGGGCGCTGCGCCGTCAGAGACGCCGACCGAGGTAGCCGTGGAGACTCCTTCCACAGCAACCAGCACATCGGACACGGCTGGCGAGGCGGCGGTTCCGGTCGATTCCAAAGATATCCCGGCGCCGGATGCTCCCGGTGCGGAACCGGAGGCCCAGCCTGAGGACGGCGTCGTTGACGCGGTTCCCTCACCAGAAGCCTCGGATACCCAGGAAACACAAGCGGAGGCGGCCGACGACAAGCCGAAAAAGCAACGCAAGCCCAAGAAGCGCGAACCGCTGATGCAAACCGGCCCGCAGGTTCGGATTATCTCCAAGCCGGAAGCCAAGCCGGACTTTTCCTACAAACCGGAAAGCAAGCCGTACACGCCCACTCCGGTCCAGACGCCCGGTGCAACCAGCGACGCTGTCCGAGATGATGCAGCCGCGTCGGAGCGCAAGAAAAAGAAGAAGGGCAAGCGGACCGTGGAAATCCCTCAAACTCCGGCATTTGGGGAGCAGGATCGGTCCGACCCGTCCTGGAAAAAGAAGAAGACGACTCCGGTTCAGGATCGCACCGGCGGAAAATTTCGAACCAAACGATCCCGGCCCAAGTCCCGCCAGGAAGCGGATGGTCAAGCCATCCAGAGCGGAACCCAGCCGATCAAGGCGGCCAAGCGAAAAATCCGCATGGAAGAGGCTATTCGGGTTTCGGACATGGCCAAGCAGATGGGCCTCAAAGCCCAGGAGATTATCAAGACCTTGTTCGGGATGGGGGTGATGACCACCATCAACCAGTCCATTGACATGGATACGGCAACCCTGGTGGCCTCTGAATTCGGCTATGAGGTGGAACAGGTCGGGTTCATCGAGGAAGGGTTCACCCACACGCAGGAAGCGGATAAGCCCGAAGACCTCACTTCCCGCTCCCCGGTGGTGACCATCATGGGCCACGTGGACCACGGCAAGACCTCCCTGCTGGACGCCATCCGCGAGACCAACGTGACCAAGGGCGAGGCCGGCGGCATCACCCAGCACATCGGGGCCTATCATGTTGAGACCAGCCGCGGTGCGGTAACCTTTCTGGATACGCCCGGACACGAAGCCTTTACCGCGATGCGCGCCCGGGGGGCCCAGGTCACGGACCTGGTCATCCTGGTGGTGGCCGCGGACGATGGCGTGATGGAACAAACCAAGGAAGCCGTGAACCATGCCAAGGCGGCCGGGGTACCCATCGTTGTCGCCGTGAACAAGATCGACAAGGAAGATGCCAACCCGGATCGCGTGATTCGTGAATTGAGTGAAATGGGCTTGCTGGCCGAGGCCTGGGGGGGAGACACCATCTTTGCCAATGTTTCGGCCAAGCAGCGCATTGGTCTGGACGAATTGCTGGAAATGGTTCTGCTACAGGCCGAGGTGCTGGATCTCAAGGCCAATCCAGGCAAGCGCGCCCGTGGGCGGATCGTGGAGGCCCGGCTGGACAAGGGCCGTGGTCCGGTGGCCACGGTGCTGATTCAGGAAGGAACCCTGCGCGAAGGCGATGTTTTTGTCTGCGGACTGTACCAGGGCAAAGTCCGGGCGATGTTCGACGACAAGGGCAAGAAGATCAAGGAAGCCGGCCCGGCATTTCCTGTTGAAGTTCAGGGTTTTGACGGTTTGGCCGAGTCCGGCGACGAGTTCGTGGTCGTGGCCGATGAAAAGATCGCCCGACGGATCGCCTCGTCCCGGCAAACCAAGGAGCGCGAGAAAACACTGGCCAAGGCGACCAAGGTCACCCTGGACAGTTTCCTGGCCTCCAAGGCGGCCGGAGAGGCCAAGGTCCTGAATCTGGTCGTCAAGACCGACGTGCAGGGGTCTGCCGAGGCGGTCTCCGAGTCCTTGCTCAAGCTTTCCACGGATGAAGTCCGGGTGCAGATCGTTCACGCCGGCGCCGGGGCCATTACCGAATCCGACGTCATGCTGGCCGCGGCCTCCTCGGCCATCGTGATTGGGTTCAATGTCCGCCCTGTGGCCAAGGTCAAGGAAGTGGCCGAATCCGAGAGCGTGGAAATCCGTTTCTACGACATCATCTACAACCTGGTGAACGACATCCGCGACGCCATGACCGGGATGCTCTCGCCGATTATCCGCGAGTCCTATCTGGGCCAGGCCGAGGTGCGGCAGACGTTCAGCGTGCCCAAGATCGGTACGGTGGCGGGATGTGCCGTGATGGACGGCAAGCTGCTGCGCAATGCCAAGATCCGCCTGTTGCGCGACGGCGTGGTGATCTACACCGGCAAGCTCAGCTCCCTGAGACGATTCAAGGAAGATGCCAAGGAAGTGCTCAAGGGCTTCGAATGCGGCGTGGGGCTGGCCAACTTCAACGATATCAAGGTCGGCGACGTGATTGAAGCTTTTGAGGAGGTCTCCGAGGCGGCGACGTTGTAG
- a CDS encoding YlxR family protein encodes MCVVCRHKAPKSALRRFVRDPDRKPVADPGQKLPGRGFYVCNQSSCLDKLTSTVKRRKRCKGEMHGQ; translated from the coding sequence ATGTGCGTCGTCTGTCGCCATAAAGCGCCAAAATCGGCACTGCGCCGGTTTGTCCGCGATCCTGACCGGAAGCCAGTTGCCGATCCAGGCCAAAAGCTTCCAGGGCGGGGATTTTATGTATGCAATCAATCATCATGTTTGGATAAATTGACGTCGACAGTGAAACGTCGGAAGCGGTGCAAGGGAGAGATGCATGGCCAATAA